A section of the Ciona intestinalis chromosome 4, KH, whole genome shotgun sequence genome encodes:
- the LOC113474004 gene encoding solute carrier family 35 member F6-like, whose product MWTPYQLFIAVGMVITGSINTLATKWADKQSAPGPNGVVHAFDHPFLQAVGMFIGEFSCLVVFQIWIRYQKWTIKKDPTKEVNFGNQKFSPFLFLGPAVCDMTATSLMYIGLNYTYASSFQMLRGAIIVFTALLSVAFLRQFITKKKWLGIFLVLVGLVLVGLSDILFNSNSQYGPNEVITGDLIILIAQIISATQVVLEEKFVNGKDILPLQAVGWEGFFGMTILGTLLIPMYFIPASSFSNNPRGVLEDALDGLYQIGQNSTLALAQIGSVCSIAFFNFFGISVTKQLNATTRMVLDSIRTIVIWAVSLAVKWSTFQYLQAIGFVVLIGGTVIYNNLAPIPCLDPPPQVQPINESKPEYSDEAASEKTPLLYDTQSITNQTA is encoded by the exons ATGTGGACCCCATACCAACTGTTTATTGCTGTCGGTATGGTGATTACAGGTTCTATAAACACTCTAGCTACCAA ATGGGCAGACAAACAAAGTGCTCCTGGACCAAATGGTGTAGTCCATGCATTTGATCACCCATTTCTACAG GCAGTTGGAATGTTTATTGGAGAGTTCTCATGTCTTGTTGTGTTCCAAATTTGGATCCGTTATCAAAAATGGACGATAAAGAAAGACCCAACGAAAGAAGTCAACTTTGGGAACCAAAAATTTTCCCCCTTTTTATTTCTGGGTCCAGCAGTGTGTGACATGACTGCTACTTCATTAAT GTACATTGGATTGAACTACACATACGCCTCCAGTTTTCAAATGCTTAGAGGAGCCATCATAGTATTCACTGCATTACTATCAGTGGCATTTTTACGACAGTTTATCACCAAAAAGAAATGGCTTGGAATATTTCTAGTTTTAGTTGGGTTggttttggttggtttgtcCGATATTTTGTTCAACAGTAACAGCCAATATGGACCTAATGAAGTCATAACTG GTGACCTGATCATTTTAATCGCTCAAATAATCAGTGCCACTCAAGTTGTGTTGGAGGAAAAGTTTGTGAATGGAAAAGATATTCTACCATTGCAGGCAGTTGGGTGGGAAg gtttcttTGGCATGACCATCCTTGGCACCCTTCTAATTCCGATGTATTTCATACCCGCCTCTTCATTCAGTAATAACCCACGCGGGGTGTTGGAAGACGCATTGGATGGCTTGTATCAAATAGGACAGAACTCTACCCTTGCCTTAGCACAGATTGGAAGCGTATGCAGCATTGCTTTCTTCAATTTCTTTGGTATTAGTGTCACTAAACAGCTCAATGCAACTaccag AATGGTATTAGACAGCATACGAACTATTGTGATATGGGCTGTAAGTCTTGCTGTGAAGTGGAGTACCTTCCAATATTTACAA GCGAttggttttgttgttttgattggTGGCACAGTCATCTACAATAACTTGGCGCCGATCCCATGTCTTGACCCACCCCCTCAAGTTCAACCAATAAATGAATCAAAACCAGAATATTCTGACGAGGCGGCGAGTGAAAAGACCCCGCTTTTATACGACACTCAGAGCATCACAAATCAAACAGCTTAA
- the LOC100182537 gene encoding uncharacterized protein LOC100182537: protein MYLSIPIIICVLFAGVQQSMGTEISVPCSGAEKSGFEKQSTWDASCTQVCQYTCGSTKETLTNCTTPVTPATCTGTNTCSNTTGCTCPAQITVTTTFEQAVVRTLDCFNTSIKIVLDKCVLNYFGIKLGDLFLGTPSDLTKTQLAAVTPNDTCRGITSYENGPSYVLDYTFAEKDSCNAIIEQTTTELIFKTAIHGLSGGSGSAVDRTSVFRLNFQCTYQRNYTKTPRGFLTPTCAANETFANGTCISSAYFQIQLPLVTRVFDAQLNDRTSTLYAAYTTEAEKIARALFMGINMPPLQIVILGFKNGSVIIDFAVELRVNPLTPPMDVQMSLSRYIVAVMNNQIPSSDPNVALLMQYSFGPLSVGKITATQTEILSKNPCYTKLDTCHTKAICKAISVTDYVCTCAGGYVDVLPSNPGHVCHSPCDATNEGYCLNNGICVIEPISGSPRCLCQAEYMGVTCQDLKANEPIRRLLEILPWVAAAILLIFFGLAIVLYCRRRAYMKKTFAKTAFMPDTRPSNSDAVVGLMRHSEQRTVLE from the exons ATGTATTTGTCTATTCCTATTATTATATGCGTCTTGTTCGCTGGTGTACAACAGAGTATGGGAACAG AAATCAGCGTACCATGCAGTGGGGCCGAAAAATCCGGCTTCGAAAAACAGTCAACCTGGGATGCGAGTTGTACCCAGGTTTGTCAGTACACATGTGGCTCAACAAAAG AAACTCTGACCAACTGCACCACGCCCGTCACTCCAGCTACATGCACAGGAACGAACACCTGCAGTAACACAACTGGATGTACTTGTCCTGCACAGATAACAGTGACTACTACGTTCGAACAAGCTGTTGTTAGGACATTGGATTGCTTCAATACCTCAATCAAGATCGT ATTGGACAAATGTGTTCTCAACTATTTCGGAATAAAACTTGGTGATCTATTCCTTGGGACCCCGAGTGATTTGACCAAGACACAACTAGCAGCAGTCACACCAAATGATACGTGTAGAGGCATTACCAGTTATGAGAATGGACCAAGTTACGTGTTAGATTACACATTTGCTGAAAAGGACAGTTGCAACGCTATAATTGAG CAAACGACTACGGAATTGATATTCAAGACAGCAATCCATGGCCTTAGTGGTGGCAGTGGATCAGCCGTGGACAGAACTTCTGTGTTCCGATTAAACTTCCAGTGCACTTATCAGAGAAACTACACCAAAACACCGCGAGGGtttcttaccccaacttgTGCCGCAAATGAAACATTCGCTAATGGAACCTGCATCA GTTCGGCATACTTTCAAATCCAGCTACCCCtcgtaacacgggtgtttgaCGCTCAATTAAATGATCGAACCTCGACTTTGTATGCTGCGTACACAACTGAAGCGGAAAAAATT GCGAGAGCATTATTCATGGGAATTAACATGCCGCCTCTTCAAATCGTCATTCTAGGATTTAAAAATGGAAGTGTTATCATTGATTTTGCTGTTGAACTTAGAGTAAACCCTTTAACGCCACCCATGGACGTACAGATGAGTTTGTCACGTTATATCGTGGCAGTTATGAACAACCAAATACCCAGTTCGGACCCGAACGTTGCCTTGCTAATGCAATACTCGTTTGGACCTCTTTCGGTGGGGAAAATAA CTGCTACCCAAACTGAAATATTGTCCAAGAACCCCTGCTACACTAAGCTTGATACCTGCCATACAAAGGCTATATGCAAAGCCATATCAGTTACAGATTACGTATGCACTTGTGCAGGTGGATATGTGGATGTTCTCCCAAGCAA CCCTGGTCATGTCTGCCACTCTCCTTGTGACGCAACAAACGAAGGTTACTGTCTAAACAATGGTATTTGTGTTATTGAACCAATATCTGGATCGCCCCGGTGCCTCTGTCAAGCGGAGTACATGGGAGTTACCTGCCAAGATCTAA AAGCTAACGAACCAATTCGACGACTTTTGGAAATTCTGCCTTGGGTTGCTGCCGCCATTTTGCTGATTTTCTTCGGCCTGGCAATTGTGTTGTATTGCAGACGTAGAGCTTACATGAAGAAAACATTCGCAAAGACAGCGTTTATGCCAGATACAAG GCCCAGCAACTCGGACGCGGTGGTCGGTCTTATGCGCCACAGTGAACAAAGGACTGTTCTAGAATAA
- the LOC100182581 gene encoding immunoglobulin superfamily member 21-like isoform X1: MDFKSSRCFVLMPKLQIKRFLFFVFVLLFNSSCLVEAAVGTKEGKVPSASSYVSLSVAKELRISDNPTLLVNEKQPVTLVCQFSTVEGARLREVVWYREFEDGTSVKLVTYDAIMNITQVNTIAQENVNGLGPTSILINAASPTDDGWYQCHVGVYVSNNIVEKIGYIYLNVLVPPSDVFILAPGAIEENQLLRHNFSLVCRVERSKPAADLIFTRNGLIIPEQEHINSSGLIEEMAGTLGDLIASKDFINMNVVITTGNIDLSGSWDSDVVPYTMIHIKAQIAGTKLWESSSYLLWTLRPEHDTNAEYGCQAQHESLDGAKTAERVLSMFVPEAPREDWLVIDTKPSAPVYGDNVILQLRSQLLENLFPRPVLLWTNNIGSIANGKKFFVGNKLYLRKAYQNNTVYKVQAFNALGTASTTKKLVLKKRPPGYKSSIKNRNNASTMSQGKEFLMIFVTSFAVLFSTYLL; this comes from the exons ATGGATTTTAAAAGCAGCAGGTGTTTCGTTTTAATGCCGAAGTTACAAATTAAGaggtttttgtttttcgtCTTCGTTCTGTTGTTCAATTCAAGTTGCTTAGTTGAAGCAG CAGTAGGTACTAAAGAAGGAAAAGTACCTTCTGCTTCATCTTATGTCTCCCTGTCCGTTGCAAAGGAGTTGAGAATATCTGATAACCCAACGCTTCTGGTAAACGAAAAGCAGCCAGTTACTTTGGTATGTCAGTTCTCAACAGTCGAAGGCGCCAGACTACGTGAGGTGGTATGGTACAGAGAGTTTGAGGATGGGACAAGTGTTAAGTTGGTGACTTACGACGCAATTATGAATATTACACAG GTTAATACCATAGCGCAGGAGAATGTAAATGGACTTGGTCCCACTTCAATATTAATCAATGCTGCTTCACCTACTGACGATGGTTGGTATCAATGTCATGTTGGAGTTTACGTTTCAAACAATATTGTGGAAAAAATTGGTTATATTTATCTGAATGTACTGG TTCCCCCTAGCGACGTGTTCATATTGGCTCCTGGAGCAATCGAAGAAAATCAGTTGCTACGTCATAACTTCAGTCTGGTGTGCAGGGTCGAGCGTTCAAAACCTGCCGcagatttaatttttacccgAAACGGACTTATTATACCAGAACAAGAACACATCAACTCGTCTGGTTTGATCGAAGAAATGGCAGGAACTCTGGGCGACTTAATTGCCTCTAAAG ACTTCATCAACATGAACGTGGTCATCACCACTGGCAACATAGATCTTTCCGGAAGCTGGGATTCGGATGTTGTTCCGTATACGATGATTCATATAAAG GCTCAAATTGCTGGTACCAAACTGTGGGAGAGTAGCAGTTACTTGCTGTGGACGTTACGCCCTGAGCATGACACCAATGCTGAATACGGTTGTCAGGCTCAGCACGAGAGCTTGGACGGCGCCAAGACCGCTGAAAGAGTTTTAA GTATGTTTGTTCCAGAGGCGCCACGGGAAGATTGGCTGGTTATTGACACTAAACCGTCGGCACCTGTTTACGGGGATAACGTTATTTTACAACTACGGAGTCAATTGCTGGAGAATCTATTTCCGAGGCCTGTGCTGCTGTGGACGAACAATATT GGTTCAATTGCAAACGGGAAGAAGTTCTTTGTTGGGAACAAATTATACCTGCGAAAAGCATATCAAAATAACACAGTGTATAAAGTACAAGCATTTAACGCACTTGGTACAGCGTCGACTACTAAGAAACTTGTGcttaaaa aacGCCCGCCAGGGTACAAATCAAGCATAAAAA ATCGGAACAACGCGTCAACTATGTCACAAGGCAAAGagtttttaatgatttttgttACCAGCTTTGCTGTTCTATTTTCAACTTATTTGCTCTAA
- the LOC100187293 gene encoding pre-mRNA-splicing factor CWC22 homolog, which produces MARSDTERRRTNDEPPTKKKKANDQIETKTGGAYIPPAKLRMLQQQITDKQSVEYQRLSWEALKKSINGLANKVNKSNIKDIVQELFQENIVRGRGILARSILLAQNASPTFTQVYAALTAIINSRFPQNGELVLRRVVSQFRKSFRRNQKDTCLHSVQFIAHLINQQVAHEILGLQILTLMLETPTDDSVEVAVGFLKECGQKLGELSPRGLAAVFERLRVILHEQQLEKRVQYMIEVMFAIRKDGFKEHPSMVEELDLVDESDQFTHMLTIDDDNVKGLEMELNVFRVDPEFQESEENYKQIKKDILDQSSEGSGSSGSSSESSDDEEEEEDKTVEIEDRTETNLVALRRTIYLAIQSSLSYEECAHKILKMEFSEKDYGEICAMIIDCASQQRTYEKFFGLLGGRFCLLKKEFMEQFETLFKEQYDTIHRLETNKLRNVAKFFAHLLHSDSLPWSVLSHIVITEDTTTSSSRIFIKILFQEIAEYMGITKLNERLKDPTLAPFYEGLFPRDNPKNSRFSINFFTSIGLGGVTDELREHLKNSTYILSQKLQAEQLAALAAGSSSSSSSSSSDDESSDSTSSSDSDAKKKKKSKKMKRKSKKTSKKKSSKKSKRKRKKSESFSQSSSEDKEENTSSEDLDQPPRMKSTVTMLNGPTSKDRSVEERDEKSSDDEREQDRRRERSPREDEEYRRLEDDISNKIRSERTRHHRGSEERQMEDRRSKREGRQESEKEGRRSRREKSVEKEKEERRSRRVGSEEKDMEERTSRRRGRENNEKKERQSRRNGSVDKEKEEQRTRRVGREENEMEEQQSRYEGRENRRGRSEEKYQKSQKHSSHKRRERSPEKHGLKSNMGNSSSDSSEENAKENRSRAKEKRNQNKRVKNKKKVQRSDSSSSSSSERDTYTRKHRSRVY; this is translated from the exons ATGGCAAGAAGCGATACAGAACGTCGAAGAACAAACGATGAGCCGCCtacaaagaaaaagaaagcAAACGAccaaattgaaacaaaaacaggAGGAGCGTATATTCCACCTGCTAAGCTGCGTATGCTACAGCAACAAATAACTGACAAACAAAG tgttgAATATCAGAGATTGAGTTGGGAAGCtttaaagaaaagtataaATGGTTTGGCGAATAAGGTCAACAAATCTAATATCAAGGATATTGTACAAGAACTATTTCAGGAGAATATTGTCAGAGGAAG GGGAATCCTTGCAAGATCCATTCTTCTTGCCCAGAATGCTTCACCTACTTTCACCCAAGTATATGCTGCCCTTACTGCCATCATCAACTCAAGGTTCCCACAAAATGGGGAATTAGTTTTACGTCGAGTTGTTTCACAGTTCCGAAAATCATTCAGAAGAAACCAAAAA GATACTTGTCTTCATTCAGTTCAATTCATTGCCCACCTAATCAACCAGCAAGTAGCACACGAAATTCTTGGATTGCAGATTCTAACCTTAATGTTGGAAACACCAACTGATGATTCTGTGGAA GTGGCTGTCggatttttaaaagaatgtgGTCAAAAACTTGGTGAACTTTCCCCAAGAGGTTTAGCTGCTGTGTTTGAACGACTACGAGTTATTTTACACGAACAACAGTTGGAAAAAAGAGTGCAATATATGATAGAG gTGATGTTTGCAATACGAAAAGATGGATTTAAAGAACATCCTTCTATGGTTGAAGAGTTAGATTTGGTTGATGAAAGTGACCAATTCACCCACATGCTAACCATAGATGATGATAATGTTAAAGGGTTGGAAATGGAACTAAATGTCTTTCGAGTAGACCCGGAATTTCAGGAAAGTGAagaaaattacaaacaaatcaaaaaag ACATCCTTGACCAGAGCAGCGAAGGATCAGGAAGCAGCGGATCATCTTCAGAGTCATCTGATGATGAGGAAGAAG aagaaGACAAAACTGTTGAGATTGAAGATCGAACTGAAACTAATCTTGTCGCGTTACGTCGTACAATTTATCTTGCCATCCAATCAAGTTTGTCGTATGAAGAATGTGCGCATAAGATATTAAAAATGGAATTTTCTGAAAAAGATTAT GGTGAAATATGTGCCATGATTATCGACTGTGCTTCACAACAACGAACTTATGAAAAGTTTTTTGGATtgttgggtggg CGTTTTTGTTTGCTGAAGAAAGAATTTATGGAACAAtttgaaactttatttaaagagCAATACGACACAATACATCGCTTGGAAACTAACAAACTGAGAAATGTTGCAAAG TTCTTTGCTCATCTTCTTCATTCCGACTCTCTTCCATGGAGTGTCCTTTCTCACATCGTAATCACGGAGGACACAACAACATCATCTTCAAGAATTTTCATCAAGATTTTGTTCCAGGAGATTGCCGAGTACATGGGGATTACTAAGCTTAATGAAAGACTGAAAGACCC CACTCTTGCCCCATTTTACGAAGGTTTATTCCCAAGAGACAATCCAAAGAACTCCAGATTTTCGATCAACTTTTTTACGTCTATTGGACTGGGTGGTGTCAC TGATGAACTTCGCGAACATTTGAAGAACTCAACGtatattttatcacaaaaatTGCAAGCGGAGCAATTAGCGGCTCTTGCTGCGGGctcctcttcttcttcttcatcttCCTCATCAGATGATGAGTCATCTGATTCAACTTCATCATCAG ATTCTGatgcaaaaaagaaaaagaaatcaaagaaaatgaaacgaaagtccaaaaaaacttcaaaaaagaAGTCTTCcaaaaaatctaaaagaaaaagaaagaaaagtgAAAGTTTCTCACAGAGCTCTTCTGAGGATAAGGAGGAAAACACTTCATCGGAGGACTTGGATCAACCTCCTCGTATGAAATCAACAGTAACGATGTTGAATGGTCCAACATCCAAAGATCGATCTGTGGAAGAAAGGGATGAGAAGAGCTCGGATGATGAGAGAGAGCAGGATCGGAGGAGAGAAAGATCTCCAAGGGAAGATGAGGAGTACAGGAGGCTCGAGGATGATATTTCGAATAAAATAAGATCCGAGCGCACAAGGCATCATAGAGGGAGTGAAGAGAGACAAATGGAAGATCGGAGGTCAAAACGTGAAGGGAGGCAGGAAAGTGAGAAGGAAGGGCGGCGTTCAAGAAGAGAGAAGAGTGtggaaaaagagaaagaagagCGAAGATCAAGACGTGTTGGGAGTGAAGAGAAAGATATGGAAGAGCGGACTTCAAGGCGGCGAGGAAGGGAGAATAATGAAAAGAAAGAACGGCAGTCTAGGAGAAATGGGAGTGTGGATAAAGAGAAAGAAGAACAAAGAACAAGACGTGTTGGGAGGGAAGAAAATGAGATGGAGGAGCAGCAATCAAGGTATGAAGGAAGGGAGAACAGAAGAGGAAGATCCGAGGAAAAATATCAGAAGTCACAAAAACATTCATCTCATAAACGAAGGGAACGTTCACCTGAAAAACATGgattaaaatcaaacatgGGTAACTCAAGTAGTGATAGCAGTGAAGAAAATGCAAAAGAGAATCGATCAAGagcaaaagaaaaaagaaatcaaaataagagagtaaaaaataagaaaaaggtTCAGAGATCTGATAGTTCTTCTAGTAGTTCAAGTGAAAGAGACACTTACACTAGAAAACATCGCTCTAGAGTTTACTAG
- the LOC100182581 gene encoding immunoglobulin superfamily member 21-like isoform X3, with protein sequence MDFKSSRCFVLMPKLQIKRFLFFVFVLLFNSSCLVEAAVGTKEGKVPSASSYVSLSVAKELRISDNPTLLVNEKQPVTLVCQFSTVEGARLREVVWYREFEDGTSVKLVTYDAIMNITQVNTIAQENVNGLGPTSILINAASPTDDGWYQCHVGVYVSNNIVEKIGYIYLNVLVPPSDVFILAPGAIEENQLLRHNFSLVCRVERSKPAADLIFTRNGLIIPEQEHINSSGLIEEMAGTLGDLIASKDFINMNVVITTGNIDLSGSWDSDVVPYTMIHIKAQIAGTKLWESSSYLLWTLRPEHDTNAEYGCQAQHESLDGAKTAERVLKAPREDWLVIDTKPSAPVYGDNVILQLRSQLLENLFPRPVLLWTNNIGSIANGKKFFVGNKLYLRKAYQNNTVYKVQAFNALGTASTTKKLVLKKRPPGYKSSIKNRNNASTMSQGKEFLMIFVTSFAVLFSTYLL encoded by the exons ATGGATTTTAAAAGCAGCAGGTGTTTCGTTTTAATGCCGAAGTTACAAATTAAGaggtttttgtttttcgtCTTCGTTCTGTTGTTCAATTCAAGTTGCTTAGTTGAAGCAG CAGTAGGTACTAAAGAAGGAAAAGTACCTTCTGCTTCATCTTATGTCTCCCTGTCCGTTGCAAAGGAGTTGAGAATATCTGATAACCCAACGCTTCTGGTAAACGAAAAGCAGCCAGTTACTTTGGTATGTCAGTTCTCAACAGTCGAAGGCGCCAGACTACGTGAGGTGGTATGGTACAGAGAGTTTGAGGATGGGACAAGTGTTAAGTTGGTGACTTACGACGCAATTATGAATATTACACAG GTTAATACCATAGCGCAGGAGAATGTAAATGGACTTGGTCCCACTTCAATATTAATCAATGCTGCTTCACCTACTGACGATGGTTGGTATCAATGTCATGTTGGAGTTTACGTTTCAAACAATATTGTGGAAAAAATTGGTTATATTTATCTGAATGTACTGG TTCCCCCTAGCGACGTGTTCATATTGGCTCCTGGAGCAATCGAAGAAAATCAGTTGCTACGTCATAACTTCAGTCTGGTGTGCAGGGTCGAGCGTTCAAAACCTGCCGcagatttaatttttacccgAAACGGACTTATTATACCAGAACAAGAACACATCAACTCGTCTGGTTTGATCGAAGAAATGGCAGGAACTCTGGGCGACTTAATTGCCTCTAAAG ACTTCATCAACATGAACGTGGTCATCACCACTGGCAACATAGATCTTTCCGGAAGCTGGGATTCGGATGTTGTTCCGTATACGATGATTCATATAAAG GCTCAAATTGCTGGTACCAAACTGTGGGAGAGTAGCAGTTACTTGCTGTGGACGTTACGCCCTGAGCATGACACCAATGCTGAATACGGTTGTCAGGCTCAGCACGAGAGCTTGGACGGCGCCAAGACCGCTGAAAGAGTTTTAA AGGCGCCACGGGAAGATTGGCTGGTTATTGACACTAAACCGTCGGCACCTGTTTACGGGGATAACGTTATTTTACAACTACGGAGTCAATTGCTGGAGAATCTATTTCCGAGGCCTGTGCTGCTGTGGACGAACAATATT GGTTCAATTGCAAACGGGAAGAAGTTCTTTGTTGGGAACAAATTATACCTGCGAAAAGCATATCAAAATAACACAGTGTATAAAGTACAAGCATTTAACGCACTTGGTACAGCGTCGACTACTAAGAAACTTGTGcttaaaa aacGCCCGCCAGGGTACAAATCAAGCATAAAAA ATCGGAACAACGCGTCAACTATGTCACAAGGCAAAGagtttttaatgatttttgttACCAGCTTTGCTGTTCTATTTTCAACTTATTTGCTCTAA
- the LOC100182581 gene encoding immunoglobulin superfamily member 21-like isoform X2, with amino-acid sequence MDFKSSRCFVLMPKLQIKRFLFFVFVLLFNSSCLVEAVGTKEGKVPSASSYVSLSVAKELRISDNPTLLVNEKQPVTLVCQFSTVEGARLREVVWYREFEDGTSVKLVTYDAIMNITQVNTIAQENVNGLGPTSILINAASPTDDGWYQCHVGVYVSNNIVEKIGYIYLNVLVPPSDVFILAPGAIEENQLLRHNFSLVCRVERSKPAADLIFTRNGLIIPEQEHINSSGLIEEMAGTLGDLIASKDFINMNVVITTGNIDLSGSWDSDVVPYTMIHIKAQIAGTKLWESSSYLLWTLRPEHDTNAEYGCQAQHESLDGAKTAERVLSMFVPEAPREDWLVIDTKPSAPVYGDNVILQLRSQLLENLFPRPVLLWTNNIGSIANGKKFFVGNKLYLRKAYQNNTVYKVQAFNALGTASTTKKLVLKKRPPGYKSSIKNRNNASTMSQGKEFLMIFVTSFAVLFSTYLL; translated from the exons ATGGATTTTAAAAGCAGCAGGTGTTTCGTTTTAATGCCGAAGTTACAAATTAAGaggtttttgtttttcgtCTTCGTTCTGTTGTTCAATTCAAGTTGCTTAGTTGAAGCAG TAGGTACTAAAGAAGGAAAAGTACCTTCTGCTTCATCTTATGTCTCCCTGTCCGTTGCAAAGGAGTTGAGAATATCTGATAACCCAACGCTTCTGGTAAACGAAAAGCAGCCAGTTACTTTGGTATGTCAGTTCTCAACAGTCGAAGGCGCCAGACTACGTGAGGTGGTATGGTACAGAGAGTTTGAGGATGGGACAAGTGTTAAGTTGGTGACTTACGACGCAATTATGAATATTACACAG GTTAATACCATAGCGCAGGAGAATGTAAATGGACTTGGTCCCACTTCAATATTAATCAATGCTGCTTCACCTACTGACGATGGTTGGTATCAATGTCATGTTGGAGTTTACGTTTCAAACAATATTGTGGAAAAAATTGGTTATATTTATCTGAATGTACTGG TTCCCCCTAGCGACGTGTTCATATTGGCTCCTGGAGCAATCGAAGAAAATCAGTTGCTACGTCATAACTTCAGTCTGGTGTGCAGGGTCGAGCGTTCAAAACCTGCCGcagatttaatttttacccgAAACGGACTTATTATACCAGAACAAGAACACATCAACTCGTCTGGTTTGATCGAAGAAATGGCAGGAACTCTGGGCGACTTAATTGCCTCTAAAG ACTTCATCAACATGAACGTGGTCATCACCACTGGCAACATAGATCTTTCCGGAAGCTGGGATTCGGATGTTGTTCCGTATACGATGATTCATATAAAG GCTCAAATTGCTGGTACCAAACTGTGGGAGAGTAGCAGTTACTTGCTGTGGACGTTACGCCCTGAGCATGACACCAATGCTGAATACGGTTGTCAGGCTCAGCACGAGAGCTTGGACGGCGCCAAGACCGCTGAAAGAGTTTTAA GTATGTTTGTTCCAGAGGCGCCACGGGAAGATTGGCTGGTTATTGACACTAAACCGTCGGCACCTGTTTACGGGGATAACGTTATTTTACAACTACGGAGTCAATTGCTGGAGAATCTATTTCCGAGGCCTGTGCTGCTGTGGACGAACAATATT GGTTCAATTGCAAACGGGAAGAAGTTCTTTGTTGGGAACAAATTATACCTGCGAAAAGCATATCAAAATAACACAGTGTATAAAGTACAAGCATTTAACGCACTTGGTACAGCGTCGACTACTAAGAAACTTGTGcttaaaa aacGCCCGCCAGGGTACAAATCAAGCATAAAAA ATCGGAACAACGCGTCAACTATGTCACAAGGCAAAGagtttttaatgatttttgttACCAGCTTTGCTGTTCTATTTTCAACTTATTTGCTCTAA